The proteins below come from a single Verrucomicrobiota bacterium genomic window:
- a CDS encoding fumarylacetoacetate hydrolase family protein translates to MKLLSFSKQGVTGFGALLDDGIIDLTNKLEDGVDSLKGALAADLLSKAREYAKGRSTDFALSEVTLLPVIPDPAKILCIGVNYEKHRAETKRPEVGYPTIFTRFANSQIAHRQALIKPNVSDRFDFEGEMAVIIGNGGRNIPEETAMNHVAGYSCYVDGSVRDWQRHTSQFTPGKNFPGTGAFGPYMVTPNEVGDYTQLPIQTRLNGRIMQDATLADLIFSVPHLICYISQFTILEAGDVIVTGTPGGVGDKREPPLYMVPGDTLEVEIGILGTLINPVVAE, encoded by the coding sequence ATGAAATTGCTTAGCTTTTCAAAACAAGGCGTCACCGGATTTGGTGCGCTACTCGATGACGGAATTATAGATTTAACAAATAAGTTGGAGGATGGCGTGGACTCTCTAAAAGGAGCATTAGCTGCCGACCTCCTATCCAAGGCTCGTGAATATGCGAAAGGGCGCTCTACTGATTTTGCGCTGTCGGAAGTGACACTTTTGCCCGTTATCCCGGACCCGGCTAAAATCCTTTGTATTGGCGTGAATTATGAAAAGCACAGAGCCGAAACGAAGCGTCCAGAAGTAGGATATCCGACCATTTTCACCCGCTTTGCCAATTCACAAATTGCGCATCGGCAGGCACTGATAAAACCAAACGTATCCGATCGTTTCGACTTCGAAGGTGAGATGGCCGTAATCATTGGAAACGGTGGTCGAAATATCCCGGAGGAAACTGCGATGAATCATGTCGCTGGATACTCGTGTTATGTGGATGGAAGCGTTCGGGACTGGCAGCGCCACACATCACAGTTTACCCCAGGGAAAAACTTTCCTGGAACGGGTGCATTCGGACCCTACATGGTAACCCCAAACGAGGTTGGCGATTACACTCAACTGCCCATTCAAACACGTTTAAACGGCAGAATCATGCAGGACGCAACTCTGGCCGATCTGATCTTCTCCGTGCCGCATTTGATCTGCTACATTTCCCAATTTACCATTTTGGAAGCGGGTGACGTGATCGTAACGGGAACGCCTGGTGGCGTGGGAGACAAACGGGAACCTCCCCTTTACATGGTTCCAGGCGATACCCTAGAAGTTGAAATTGGTATATTGGGAACGCTCATCAATCCCGTGGTAGCCGAGTAA
- a CDS encoding alpha/beta hydrolase, translating to MPTTRIKILILLFLVPTFACLAQNQKPAPTHADVAYGNHERHVFDIWLTPSDKPTPLVIYIHGGGFRGGSKNINANSLKTFQEAGLSVAAIQYRLSDAGPYPIMMEDAARCLQTIRSRAKEWNLDSGKVACYGGSAGAGISLWLGFHKDLADPKSKDPIARQSTRITAAATTNGQSTYDLRTFRKWFGVPDLKNHEALYKFYDVKDESDWDSPRVKKLMTDASAITHLTKDDVPVYMTYNRGDVPVDKNTAEGTWVHHVLLGLRLQEAMSKIGLECNVTSPDHPETKYGSLEAFLIAKLSD from the coding sequence ATGCCAACAACACGCATAAAAATTCTTATCTTGTTATTTCTAGTTCCAACATTCGCTTGCCTGGCCCAAAACCAAAAACCTGCCCCCACTCACGCTGATGTAGCGTACGGCAACCATGAGCGGCACGTATTCGATATCTGGCTGACTCCATCCGATAAACCCACTCCCCTGGTGATCTATATTCACGGAGGAGGCTTTCGAGGTGGAAGCAAAAACATCAATGCCAACTCTTTGAAGACATTTCAGGAAGCCGGACTTTCGGTCGCTGCGATCCAATACCGCCTGTCTGACGCTGGCCCCTATCCTATCATGATGGAAGATGCGGCCCGATGCCTGCAGACCATTCGCAGCCGGGCAAAGGAATGGAATCTGGATTCCGGCAAAGTCGCCTGTTACGGAGGCTCCGCCGGTGCCGGCATTTCCCTCTGGTTAGGATTTCACAAAGACCTGGCCGATCCCAAAAGCAAAGACCCCATCGCCAGGCAGTCCACCCGCATCACCGCCGCGGCCACCACCAACGGACAATCCACCTACGACCTGCGAACCTTCCGCAAATGGTTTGGCGTGCCCGACCTGAAAAACCACGAAGCCCTCTACAAATTTTATGACGTCAAAGATGAATCGGACTGGGATTCGCCCCGCGTTAAAAAACTGATGACGGATGCCTCCGCAATCACCCACCTGACCAAAGACGACGTCCCGGTTTACATGACCTACAATCGAGGCGACGTTCCGGTCGATAAAAACACTGCCGAAGGTACCTGGGTCCACCACGTCCTTCTCGGCCTCAGGCTCCAGGAAGCCATGTCGAAAATCGGCCTCGAATGTAACGTGACTTCTCCCGATCATCCGGAAACCAAATACGGAAGTCTGGAAGCATTTCTCATAGCCAAGCTATCTGATTAA
- a CDS encoding amidohydrolase/deacetylase family metallohydrolase, with protein MHNFRTTHPLTRRDFLKSAAAGAAILTTVDLQGQSREESFDLIVAGGTVLDPYNELNKTADIGITNGKIVEVADSLPRGRARRVIDAKGLYVTPGWIDLHTHVFVGTASNAIDADKDAGVYTGVTTLAEPGGFRGTEVDAFRRDIVDKSLTRVIGFVNVAAHRNEPDIPMQGSWKLFDQEITIQAIEENRDILKGVKVLASIVHAGNLGTTPTKLAVQAARETGTHVMAHIGKAPPVVQDTLSLLDRGDIVTHSLRGFPGGIFHANGKPVAEAWQALERGVRFDLGHGAASFAWEAARNAQKHNFPIHSLSTDIHTGNVHGPVWSYGRNMAKYLHLGYTLTELVRMTTLGPAELIDEPKELGSLSPGTVADLTLFRIADQKTSLTDSLGITETTDHDVQPVHCIRAGRVISEMNIPPAS; from the coding sequence ATGCATAACTTTCGAACAACTCATCCTCTGACCCGGCGCGATTTCCTGAAGAGTGCCGCGGCCGGAGCTGCGATACTCACCACTGTAGATTTACAGGGTCAAAGCAGAGAGGAATCCTTCGATTTGATCGTTGCCGGCGGCACTGTCCTGGATCCCTACAACGAACTGAACAAGACTGCCGACATCGGTATCACGAACGGAAAGATCGTCGAGGTCGCCGACTCACTACCCCGTGGACGCGCGCGCCGAGTAATCGATGCCAAGGGTCTGTATGTTACGCCTGGCTGGATAGATCTGCATACGCATGTATTCGTGGGGACGGCCTCTAATGCGATAGATGCCGACAAAGACGCGGGAGTTTACACAGGCGTGACTACTCTTGCCGAACCGGGTGGGTTCCGGGGTACGGAAGTCGATGCGTTTCGGCGTGACATCGTCGACAAATCCCTGACCCGGGTGATCGGATTCGTGAACGTCGCCGCACACCGCAATGAACCGGATATTCCGATGCAGGGGAGCTGGAAACTCTTTGACCAGGAGATCACCATCCAGGCTATTGAAGAAAACAGGGACATTCTTAAAGGGGTCAAAGTCCTGGCCTCTATCGTTCATGCTGGCAATCTCGGCACAACTCCAACAAAACTTGCGGTTCAGGCCGCCCGTGAAACGGGGACTCATGTCATGGCCCATATTGGGAAAGCCCCTCCAGTAGTTCAGGATACCCTCAGCCTGCTCGACAGGGGTGACATTGTCACTCACAGCTTAAGAGGATTTCCAGGAGGGATTTTCCATGCGAATGGAAAACCGGTAGCCGAGGCTTGGCAGGCGCTTGAACGCGGCGTTCGTTTTGATCTCGGGCATGGTGCGGCCAGCTTCGCCTGGGAAGCCGCAAGAAACGCTCAAAAGCACAACTTCCCCATCCACTCACTTTCCACGGACATTCACACCGGCAACGTCCATGGCCCTGTCTGGTCCTACGGTCGAAATATGGCGAAGTACCTGCACCTTGGGTACACGCTAACCGAGCTCGTTCGAATGACCACCTTAGGGCCAGCTGAGCTAATTGATGAACCTAAGGAACTCGGCTCGCTTTCTCCCGGAACGGTCGCTGATCTTACCCTGTTTCGCATCGCAGACCAAAAGACGAGTTTGACTGATAGCCTCGGTATTACCGAAACGACCGACCACGATGTTCAACCCGTACATTGTATTCGTGCCGGTAGAGTCATCAGTGAGATGAATATCCCTCCCGCATCGTGA
- a CDS encoding DUF1592 domain-containing protein gives MKSCFAILTVLAIVSASPVVAQNKKKGLDFTRDIQPILETLSAEERSILLDWAEAGAPIPLIAGHQVSETDFFQEKIAPLFAQHCLECHDSSAREGALDLSRKESAFKGGDSGKAILPGNAEESSLWESVFFDDMPEDRPHLSQEQKDLIKQWIDDGAEWTVDWIDPAIYEKEDSKENWIRRLTVDEYIETVWHATGVDIEKEVRDVLPPDLRADGFSNTAYNLNVDFDHVQAYAKLANLIVGQMDVLAFAERFYKDLKFTDNDMGALLDKMGRWLLRGPLNDGEIIAIRGISTTVASAGGDKEEAVRLMIEGMLQSPRFIYRLEKQRAQKTVSPVSEYELASRLSYMIWGGPPDEELFRSAEKNELKYPFELEKQVKRMLANPRAVKHSTKFIQEWLDLDRLENLRPNSEKFPNWNPELAADMRAETLAYFQEVIWSQNRPLGDLLNTQITFVSPALADFYGLQSADATTLENGLVRFDLSENPYRGGLLTQGSMLTVGGDEASMVTRGLFVLHDLLRGTVKPPPPGLDVIPIPAKPGESNRFIAMIRVNDKTCGGCHSRFEPLAFGLEKFDGLGAFHHVDEHGNELREDGELLIPGNSEAVPYKTVSELMDLLAQSDRVNETLTWKVAQWALGRPLTLEDAFVLDRIHETAKKEGGSYPSVISALVMSELVQTTRTEPIASTLN, from the coding sequence ATGAAATCTTGTTTCGCCATTTTGACTGTACTCGCCATCGTGAGCGCTTCACCGGTTGTAGCCCAAAACAAAAAGAAGGGCCTTGATTTTACGCGGGATATTCAACCAATTCTGGAAACGTTGTCGGCTGAAGAAAGAAGTATCCTCCTTGACTGGGCGGAGGCAGGAGCGCCGATCCCTTTGATCGCTGGTCACCAGGTTTCGGAAACGGACTTTTTCCAGGAAAAGATCGCGCCCCTGTTTGCTCAACATTGTTTGGAGTGCCATGATTCGAGCGCACGGGAAGGAGCCTTGGATTTGTCGAGAAAGGAAAGTGCCTTCAAGGGAGGTGATTCTGGTAAGGCTATTCTGCCGGGAAATGCCGAGGAAAGCAGTTTGTGGGAATCAGTGTTTTTCGACGACATGCCGGAAGATCGTCCACACCTTTCTCAGGAGCAGAAAGACCTGATAAAACAATGGATCGATGACGGTGCAGAGTGGACGGTTGATTGGATCGATCCGGCTATTTACGAAAAAGAGGACAGCAAAGAAAATTGGATCAGACGACTCACTGTTGATGAATACATTGAAACCGTTTGGCATGCGACGGGTGTTGATATCGAAAAAGAGGTACGCGATGTTTTGCCACCGGATCTTCGTGCGGACGGATTCAGCAATACCGCTTACAATTTGAATGTGGATTTCGACCACGTGCAGGCCTATGCCAAATTGGCGAACCTCATCGTTGGGCAAATGGATGTTCTGGCATTTGCTGAACGATTTTATAAGGACCTGAAGTTTACTGACAATGACATGGGAGCATTGCTCGATAAAATGGGAAGGTGGTTGCTGCGTGGTCCTTTGAATGATGGGGAGATCATTGCGATTCGTGGAATATCAACCACGGTTGCCAGTGCAGGCGGAGATAAGGAAGAAGCGGTCAGGTTAATGATTGAAGGCATGTTGCAATCGCCTCGTTTTATTTACCGATTGGAAAAACAACGGGCACAGAAAACGGTATCTCCAGTATCTGAATACGAACTTGCTTCTCGTTTGAGTTATATGATTTGGGGAGGTCCGCCTGATGAAGAACTATTTCGTTCGGCCGAAAAAAATGAGCTAAAGTATCCGTTCGAGTTGGAGAAGCAAGTGAAGCGCATGTTGGCAAATCCTCGAGCGGTAAAACACTCGACGAAGTTTATTCAAGAGTGGCTCGATTTGGATCGTTTGGAAAATCTACGACCGAATTCCGAAAAGTTTCCGAACTGGAATCCAGAACTTGCCGCGGATATGCGAGCAGAAACCCTGGCCTATTTTCAGGAAGTCATTTGGAGCCAAAACCGTCCTTTGGGCGACCTGCTTAATACACAAATCACGTTCGTCAGTCCTGCCTTAGCTGATTTCTATGGTCTTCAATCGGCCGATGCGACCACGCTTGAAAACGGCTTGGTTCGTTTCGATTTATCCGAAAATCCATACCGGGGTGGATTGCTGACGCAGGGGAGCATGCTTACAGTAGGTGGCGACGAAGCTTCCATGGTAACACGTGGTCTTTTTGTTTTGCATGATCTTTTAAGAGGAACGGTCAAACCTCCACCGCCCGGATTAGATGTGATCCCGATTCCAGCCAAACCTGGTGAATCCAATCGCTTTATAGCCATGATCCGGGTCAACGATAAAACCTGTGGAGGGTGCCATTCGCGATTTGAGCCTTTGGCATTTGGCTTGGAGAAATTCGATGGCTTGGGGGCATTCCATCATGTGGATGAGCATGGCAACGAATTGAGGGAAGACGGAGAATTGTTGATTCCAGGAAATTCCGAAGCGGTGCCCTACAAAACGGTTTCCGAGCTGATGGATCTTTTGGCGCAAAGTGACCGGGTAAATGAAACTTTAACGTGGAAGGTGGCCCAATGGGCCTTGGGTCGGCCCTTGACTTTGGAGGACGCTTTCGTCCTTGACAGAATCCATGAAACCGCCAAAAAAGAAGGTGGTTCTTATCCCAGTGTTATTTCCGCACTCGTGATGAGCGAGCTTGTGCAAACCACCCGAACCGAACCGATTGCATCTACCCTGAATTAA
- a CDS encoding DUF1552 domain-containing protein, whose protein sequence is MKYKNISRRTMLKGLGTVAIGVPFLEEMLVGKAVAAPAVPVRAFNVFFGLGIPAPLQKEGFEGVLEPLKELGDKLLIMRNVDQVRADESGINAHFDGASASFTAEAPLGEAKSGGPSIDQVVRNFHYPKGLPSGVVPTLAGGTYFRRSRVSRYVHSYNMDGTVAATMQERPRDLFERVFGRMELPEGMTARDLHLKRSVLDSVVSQYKFFTGAHSPLGAQSKARIADHLDRVREFEQRAYSHRPIGEGPALPPKSKIKHGGEADPGGEGIDMLLEDLSVEWRLMADLYALAIQTDKARFGALTFLAAGERLRVKGDYEYNGRHIFSFDDAAQHNKSGSAGCSHEWWHKFDENQPNTQLRAHAHFKMREVAYFLKRLDDADSMEGNGKSILENSMITISTESGDGRHSDVKRELSGVFHAITSANGRFKTGQIMDVGAEGIDVYNTMLQGMNVNYKLGPADRDRVSIDGIRA, encoded by the coding sequence ATGAAGTACAAAAACATCAGTCGCCGCACTATGCTTAAAGGATTGGGCACGGTTGCCATCGGGGTCCCCTTTTTAGAGGAGATGCTTGTCGGCAAGGCTGTGGCCGCGCCAGCCGTACCGGTTCGCGCCTTCAACGTATTTTTTGGTTTGGGCATTCCGGCTCCTCTTCAGAAGGAAGGTTTCGAGGGCGTGTTGGAACCACTCAAGGAGCTTGGAGACAAACTGCTGATCATGCGGAATGTGGACCAGGTCCGGGCCGATGAATCGGGTATCAACGCCCATTTCGATGGCGCCTCCGCTTCGTTCACCGCGGAGGCTCCGCTCGGTGAGGCCAAATCGGGAGGACCTTCCATTGATCAGGTGGTTCGTAATTTCCACTATCCCAAGGGTCTGCCATCCGGTGTTGTCCCAACGTTGGCGGGGGGCACTTATTTCCGCCGCAGCCGGGTGAGCCGCTACGTTCACTCCTACAATATGGATGGCACCGTGGCCGCCACCATGCAGGAACGCCCTCGTGATTTATTTGAACGGGTCTTCGGCAGAATGGAACTTCCGGAAGGCATGACCGCCCGCGACCTGCACTTGAAACGCAGCGTTCTGGATTCCGTGGTCAGCCAATATAAGTTTTTCACCGGTGCCCATTCTCCTCTGGGAGCTCAATCAAAGGCCCGCATCGCCGATCACCTGGACCGCGTCCGGGAATTTGAGCAACGGGCTTATTCTCACCGTCCCATTGGTGAAGGACCCGCGTTGCCGCCTAAATCAAAAATCAAACACGGTGGAGAAGCGGATCCCGGAGGCGAAGGCATCGATATGCTACTCGAAGACCTTTCTGTGGAGTGGCGTTTGATGGCGGATCTTTATGCGCTGGCCATCCAAACCGACAAGGCCCGCTTTGGAGCCCTGACATTCCTGGCCGCCGGTGAACGGCTGCGTGTGAAAGGTGACTATGAGTACAACGGCCGCCACATCTTTTCTTTCGACGATGCAGCGCAACACAACAAATCCGGTTCCGCCGGGTGCAGTCATGAGTGGTGGCATAAGTTCGATGAAAACCAACCCAACACGCAATTACGGGCTCACGCGCATTTCAAGATGCGGGAAGTCGCCTACTTCCTGAAGCGCCTGGACGATGCCGATTCCATGGAAGGGAATGGAAAATCGATCCTCGAAAATTCCATGATCACCATTTCAACCGAATCGGGCGATGGGCGCCATTCGGATGTGAAGCGCGAGCTTTCCGGAGTTTTCCATGCCATCACCAGTGCGAACGGACGCTTTAAAACCGGCCAGATCATGGATGTGGGCGCGGAAGGTATCGACGTCTATAATACGATGCTTCAAGGGATGAACGTGAACTACAAACTGGGACCCGCGGACCGCGATCGCGTTTCCATAGACGGAATCCGCGCGTAG
- a CDS encoding sulfatase — translation MIRIFAFTFFLGFTAFSAQAADRPNVLFIAIDDLNDWVGCFGGHPQVQTPHIDKLAERGVLFSNAHCQAPICNPSRVSLILGKLPSTTGMYFLGPNFRSVDGTKNEETMFQYFRKHGYHTSTMGKIFHGAVDEASFDHIQKASGWTKGKEKVRFTIPGSHPGWDWGEVDVPDEDMLDYRTATWAAKELPELAKKEEPFFLAVGFHLPHVPIYASKKWFDLYPLGDIQLPAAIPGDRDDLPEIAKELTLNPTAPRHEWMVENDESRHAVRAYLAATSFVDDLIGKILDGLEKSGEADNTIIVLWGDHGFHLGEKQRWAKRTLWEETTRVPLIISAPGMKKGGRSARPVGLIDLFPTLTDLCGLPAKNDLEGQSLGTLLKNPDARWDRPALCTFGPDNHSLRSERWRYTVYADGSEELYDHENDPHEWNNLAGDPKFTKVITGLKKFLPKLNADPLPGSSGSDSPLYGEGKISLQEAMKRGQQQLEKGN, via the coding sequence ATGATCCGGATTTTTGCTTTTACTTTTTTTCTAGGCTTCACCGCGTTTTCCGCTCAAGCGGCGGATCGTCCCAATGTTCTCTTTATCGCCATTGACGACTTGAATGATTGGGTGGGTTGCTTTGGGGGACATCCCCAGGTTCAGACTCCCCATATCGACAAATTGGCCGAGCGCGGAGTTCTTTTTTCCAACGCCCATTGCCAGGCACCGATTTGTAATCCTTCACGGGTCAGCTTGATCCTGGGAAAACTTCCCTCCACGACCGGCATGTATTTCCTGGGGCCCAATTTCAGGTCGGTGGATGGAACGAAGAACGAGGAAACGATGTTTCAGTATTTCAGGAAGCATGGTTATCACACCTCGACCATGGGAAAGATATTTCATGGGGCCGTGGATGAAGCCTCCTTCGACCACATTCAGAAAGCTTCCGGATGGACCAAGGGAAAAGAAAAAGTGCGTTTCACTATTCCGGGAAGTCACCCGGGATGGGATTGGGGGGAAGTGGACGTTCCGGACGAAGATATGCTGGATTACCGTACGGCCACCTGGGCCGCAAAAGAACTTCCCGAACTGGCGAAAAAGGAAGAGCCTTTTTTCCTGGCGGTTGGATTTCACCTGCCTCACGTGCCCATCTATGCTTCCAAAAAGTGGTTTGATTTATATCCGTTGGGGGATATCCAGCTACCTGCCGCCATACCCGGCGACCGGGACGACCTCCCGGAGATTGCCAAGGAATTGACCCTCAACCCAACCGCACCGCGTCATGAATGGATGGTGGAAAACGATGAAAGCCGCCATGCCGTCCGCGCCTATCTGGCGGCCACCAGTTTCGTCGATGACTTGATCGGCAAGATTTTGGATGGACTCGAAAAAAGCGGCGAAGCGGACAACACCATCATTGTTTTGTGGGGTGACCATGGATTTCATCTGGGTGAGAAACAACGCTGGGCCAAACGCACCCTCTGGGAGGAAACCACGCGCGTGCCTTTGATTATTTCCGCCCCTGGCATGAAAAAAGGCGGGCGCAGTGCCCGTCCGGTTGGGCTGATTGATTTGTTTCCCACGCTGACCGACCTTTGCGGATTACCGGCCAAAAATGATTTGGAAGGCCAGAGTCTTGGCACTCTCTTAAAAAATCCGGATGCGCGTTGGGATCGACCTGCGCTGTGCACCTTTGGCCCGGACAATCATTCGCTGCGTTCCGAACGTTGGCGGTACACCGTCTACGCCGATGGATCAGAAGAGCTGTATGACCATGAAAATGATCCCCATGAATGGAATAATTTGGCGGGAGACCCAAAATTCACAAAAGTCATAACCGGATTAAAAAAATTCCTTCCCAAGTTGAATGCGGATCCGCTGCCGGGCAGTTCGGGCTCGGACTCGCCACTTTACGGCGAGGGAAAGATATCTTTACAAGAGGCTATGAAACGTGGCCAACAACAATTAGAAAAAGGAAATTAA
- a CDS encoding TauD/TfdA family dioxygenase, with protein sequence MIRTQLEIVPIAGALGAEIRGINLAENLSDEVIQEIRQALLDHLVIFFRDQEMTPQQQLAFAKRFGELDEHDFVQGLKDYPHIIRLVREANEKGSNFGGVWHSDVTHQKAPALGSILYALDVPPVGGDTLFANQYLAYETLSEGLKETLQGLVGIHTAKGPFGPEGRATKNWLNMQVVTSDKALEETEHPVVRTHPETGRKGLFVNRTFTVRFKDWTEEESAPLLEYLFDHSRKEAFTCRFKWEKGSVAFWDNRSVMHYALNDYNGHRREMHRVTVAGDKPY encoded by the coding sequence ATGATTCGCACACAGCTGGAGATTGTCCCCATAGCAGGAGCTCTGGGAGCCGAAATTCGTGGCATCAACCTCGCCGAAAATTTAAGCGATGAAGTCATTCAGGAGATTCGCCAGGCCCTGCTGGATCATCTGGTCATTTTCTTCCGTGACCAGGAGATGACTCCTCAGCAGCAACTGGCTTTCGCCAAACGTTTCGGTGAATTGGATGAACATGATTTTGTCCAAGGCCTGAAAGACTATCCCCACATCATTCGCTTGGTTCGCGAGGCCAATGAGAAGGGAAGTAACTTTGGCGGTGTATGGCATTCCGATGTTACCCACCAGAAAGCTCCGGCTCTCGGATCCATATTGTATGCGCTGGACGTTCCTCCCGTGGGTGGAGACACCCTGTTTGCCAACCAATACCTGGCTTATGAAACGCTATCCGAAGGTCTGAAGGAAACGCTTCAAGGACTGGTCGGTATTCACACCGCCAAAGGACCGTTTGGACCTGAAGGACGGGCGACCAAGAACTGGCTCAACATGCAGGTGGTCACCAGTGACAAGGCCCTTGAGGAAACGGAACACCCGGTCGTGCGCACCCATCCCGAAACCGGTCGCAAAGGCCTCTTCGTCAACCGGACCTTCACCGTGCGCTTCAAGGATTGGACCGAAGAAGAAAGCGCGCCGCTACTGGAATATCTTTTCGATCACTCCCGCAAGGAGGCCTTCACCTGTCGCTTCAAATGGGAAAAGGGCTCGGTGGCATTCTGGGATAACCGCAGTGTGATGCACTACGCTTTGAATGACTATAACGGCCACCGTCGCGAAATGCACCGGGTCACCGTGGCGGGGGACAAGCCGTATTAA
- a CDS encoding DUF2306 domain-containing protein, with protein MSQSAQTPLSRPSHLPWLILLLIGVLLAIGFFAIFAFPYLILDPEVIARFEGRTVWIFTHVASGSIALLVGAPVLWMGTKRKSMPLHRKLGMVYLATVTLSSISSFYLSFTTEVNWVFGAGLFGLGCAWVITTGLGFIAIKRRFIQQHMEWMIRSYVVTFGFVFFRILVGILTALEVGTLFERLTAASWFCWAFPLLFTEAIIQGRKILGTKKAPGN; from the coding sequence ATGTCTCAATCAGCCCAAACACCATTATCCCGTCCCAGCCATTTACCATGGTTGATTCTTCTCCTAATCGGAGTGTTATTGGCCATCGGTTTCTTCGCCATATTTGCATTTCCTTACCTGATATTGGACCCGGAAGTCATCGCCCGTTTCGAAGGTCGCACAGTCTGGATCTTCACTCATGTTGCGAGCGGCTCCATTGCATTATTAGTAGGCGCACCCGTTCTTTGGATGGGAACCAAACGCAAATCGATGCCCTTACATCGAAAACTCGGAATGGTTTATTTGGCAACGGTTACTCTCTCAAGTATTTCCTCCTTCTATCTCTCATTCACAACAGAGGTAAACTGGGTATTCGGCGCTGGTCTATTTGGGCTAGGTTGCGCTTGGGTAATTACAACCGGACTCGGATTTATAGCCATCAAACGCCGCTTCATTCAGCAGCACATGGAGTGGATGATCAGAAGCTATGTGGTCACCTTCGGTTTCGTATTTTTCAGAATACTGGTAGGTATTCTAACAGCGCTTGAAGTAGGAACCCTGTTTGAACGCCTCACCGCTGCAAGCTGGTTTTGCTGGGCATTCCCGCTGCTCTTTACCGAAGCCATTATCCAGGGAAGAAAAATCTTGGGCACAAAAAAGGCTCCCGGAAACTAG